The sequence TTCCACTTTGCCTACGCCCAGGGCCCTTCCCAGTGCCCTTGCTAAGGAATCTTCCTCTTTCGCCGCGACCCTTCTGTGGGCACCGGTGGTAAGCTGATACACTTTGATCCTATCCCGGATCCCCGGATACATCAGGAACTTGTCATAGTCCACCATGGTAAAGACGGTATCCAGGTGCATATAGGCCCGCTTTGCCGGGATTTCGATCACAATGATCTGCTCAATCCCCTTGTCGGAGAAAAGCACCCGATGGGCCAGCCCTTCGATGGCTTCCTCGGTGGTTCGCTCACTCAAGCCAATGATCAGGGTATTGTCCGTCGGCACCAGAATGTCGCCGCCTTCAATGCCCCGAGGAATTTCCTCGGTAACCAGCAACTCCGTTCCCGAGAACAGCCGATGGTAGCCACAGGCAATGCGCAAGAACAGCGTCTCACGGCGCCGAGCGAAATTGAACATACTGCTTATCAGCAGCCGATGGCCGATCATCACCCCATGATCCCGAGTGAAATACATGCTGGGCATGGGATCAAGATAAAAGGGATAACTGGCGGAGGTCAAATCACTTAAGGTGCGATAGGGTTTCAGGGGTCTGATTGCCGCCTTGGGCAAACCGGCAATCAACTGGGTCACCAGCTGCCTCGGAGACAGAGATTGCAGGTATTCTGTCAGAATCTGCGGCAGGTGGGGATCCCCGGTACGAACAAAGGCCAATTGGTCAGCAATTAGCTGCTGGCGCACAGCCTCGTCGGCAACCACCTCAGCCACCAGATCCTCGATATAATACACCTGTACCCCTTGCTCCTGAAGAGTTTGGGCGAAGGCATCGTGCTCCCCTTGGGCTTGACGTAACCAAGGAATCTCGTCGAAAAGCAAGTCCTCCAGATATCGAGGAGTGAGGTTATTTAGTTCCTCACCGGGCCGATGTAACAGCACGGCCCTCAGGGGGTCTACCTCAGACCAAACCGTTAGCGAAGTTTCACCCATAATTTCTCCTCCCAGAAGGCACTAGACCTCCTTAGTAGATCCCTTTGCCATCACCGGGCCACTGAATCCTGATGTTCTCATAACAGGCAATCACACAGGCTCCACACTCAATACATCGCTGATAATAAACCAGGAGTTTCTTCCGGTGTTCATCCCAATGGTACACCATCCCGGGACAGATATAGGTACAGGGATGTACGGAACACTGCAGGCATTTATCCTCGTTGACAATGGTGATATGGGAATGCTCCGGTGGATCCGTCCTCACCCACTGCAAGGGGTCCTGGGTTTCATCTAGCCATCCGCCCACCTATAGCACCCTCCAGTTCAACAAGCCCTGGTATACATCGGCCAGACTCCGACCCAGGGGCTGCAGATTTCGCAATTCCTGAAAGATCGCCCGCTTCTTGTCTGCGTCGGAAACTTGCACCTCGGAAAACATCCTGTAGGCGCTGCGATTCGCCGCCCGGCTCAGCAAGTAGTCGGCATCGGAATACTTGGAATAATACCCCGAGTGTTTCGCCGTCGCCCTGATATCCTGCATGAACCAGCTGCGATCAACCTTGGCCTTGTAGGTAACCAATTCCCGCTTGGTAAAGTTGTTGGCTGCCTTGGCTTGAATCGCAGTCTCGCCGGCATATCTTCCGGTCAACATCGCCAGATCCGTTCCGTGGCGGCCGCGGATCATCACAGCCGCGTCTCCGACGACTAGAACCCCGTCGTCGTACAACTGAGGCATATCCTTGTACCCACCCTTGGGGATGATGTGAGCTAGGTAATCTACCGTTTTGCCCCCGGCGATGAGCCGGCGCACCAAGGGGTGGCGTTTGAACCTCACTAAGAGGTCAAAGGGATTGAGACGCTTAGCCATCATTTCGTTCAGGTAGGCCCCAACCATCAAGGAGATGCTATCTTTGTTGGTCCAAATTCCCGCCTTGCCGATGGCTCCTGCCGTGGGGTATCCTACCATTCCATAGGTAGCCCCTTCCCCCGGTTCCAGCTGAAATCGATCCTCGATTACTCCCGCGGGCAATTCAATTACCTCTTTGACATAGGCGGTGACCGACTCGGGATAAATCCTCCCCAGCATCCCTAACTGTTGAGCCAGGAAGGAATTAGCTCCGTCTGCGAGGATAACTAAGTTCCCGTAAATTTTCTCTCCCGTGGTCAATTCAACTCCACACACCGCACGTCCGTACTTAAGACAGCGGGCGACACAGCTGCTGGTTCGAAGTTCAGCACCGGCCTCTACTGCCTTTTGGGCAAGCCAGGGGTCAAAGCGGCGCCGCAAAGCAGAGAACTTGTTGAAGGGCGCCTTGCCGAAATCTAGACCGGTAAACTGAAGCTGCACCGCCGACGTGACATCCATTAACCACAGGGAATCGGTAACGATGGCTCGCTCCACCGGGGCTTCCTGCCAGTATTCCGGAATTAAGTCCTGGAGCGCCTGACTGTAAATCGTCCCACCGAACATCGTCTTGGTTCCCGGTTGTTTCCCCCGTTCCAGCATCAGTACCGACATCCCATTTCTCGCCATGACCAAGGCTGCGCTAGCTCCACCGGGCCCGGCTCCAACTACGATAGCATCGTAGTAATCCTGTGCCATTTTTGGCCACCCCCTATTGACCCACCTGGTTCTAGTCTGCCGCCAACACCAGGCTTCTATAACAGCAAGGCAGAAACCCGGTAGCGAAGGGGGCTGTCAGCGCCAAGGCCTACCGGTGGGCCAACGGGATAATCGGTGTTCCCCCTCCTGCCTGCAGACATTGAGCCACATGGGGATGACAGGTAAAAAACAAAACCTGATGCTGCTGAGCAACCTCCCGCACCACTTCACAGGCCCGCTCTAGACGCTGGGGATCGAAATTGACCAAAATGTCATCCATCACCAGAGGCAAAGGGGTGGCTCGCTGGCCAAACTCCAGCGCCAGGGCCAAACGCATCGCCAAATAAAGCTGTTCCACAGTACCCCGACTGAGTTGATCGACCCCCAACTGCCTTCCATCGCGGCCAACCACTCTAATTTCCCTCTGCCCCAGGGGAGCAAAAACCCGCTGGTACCGACCATCGGTCATTTGGCGAAGGAAGGCCGAAGCCCTTTGGAGGACCTGGGGCTGTCGCTCCTGTTCATACTTAACTCGGGTGGCAGTTACTATTTCCCGGGCAATAGCCAACTTCTGCCACTGCCTGGCTCGGCGATTTAGCTCCTCCCGCAGAGTATCGGCCCGCAGCTGCAAGAGCAGCAATCGCTCATCCTGCTCCAAATCCGTCAGCCGCTGCCGCAAACGCCCGAGACACTCCCGGCACCGGGCAATGGACTCCTCCGCAACTTGCTGCTGGGCCTCTAGCTGCGACACCCGTTGCCGTAGAAATTCCCTCTGGGTCTCCTCCAGCGCCCGATACACCTGGGTCAAGTCCCACTCCCCACATCTGGCCCGAATTTCGATCTCTAAATGTTCCTGCCGTTGTCGCAGGGCGGAATACTCGCTAAACAGGCGACGGTTCCGATAGAAATCGCCAATGTCCTCGCTGTTGGTCTCTGCCAGTAACCGGTCAATAATCCCTTGGTTCACATCATACTGCTCCTGGGTCACCTCGAGGCTTTGCTGTGCCGCGGTCAATTGGTCCATCAGGTCTTGGTATCTTTCCCAGGTTGCCTTCAGCTGGGCTACCACCACGAAGACCCCCTCGGGGGTGACCGGAGGTTGCCCTAGGCCAGCAAGAACCACCTGCAGCCGGTCCAAGAAACCGTTGACTTCCACCATGAGAACTTGCCAAGAGGCCTCAGCCTCATCTCTGGCCCTAAGGACATCCTGAGCAGAGCGGATCAGTTGGACCACCTCTAACGCTCCCTCCGGTGACAAATCTGGCGACAGGTTCCGGCGCTGCAGCCAGTCTTGAAGAGCTTCGACAAGCCTCTGCCCCTCCTGCCGGGCAACCTCCTTGGCTTCTGCCGCCGCCTGATAATCGGTTTCTACTTCCCTTAGCTTTGCTTCCAGCTCCGCTACTTGCTCCTGCCATCCCCCAACCTTAGCCCGGAGCTCACCCTCAGCCTCCAGTTCGTCAATGGCCTGAAAGATCTCATCCTCCGCAGGATACTCCTTCCCTGTCAGTATCTGCCCATGCTGCAACAGCCTTCGCCGATACTCCTCGATGGTTGTCAGCAAGTCCCTGATTTGGACCTGGGAGGAAGGAAAAAGCCCTTCCTTGCCGGCAGTGCTGCGGCCAGACACTAGCTGCCAAGTCCACCAGATTCCCCCGCCAAGGGCCAGGACCAGTCCCCCTCCGGCCACACCCAGGGACCAGCTTCCCATTCCCAGCCAGGATCCCACCCCACCGGCAAGGGCCAAAAAGGCGCCCAAAATAGTTATCCCCAAGGCTATTTGGCCGGCGCCACGACCTCGCTGGTTCCGACGGGCATCCCGCTCAGCGCTGGCCGCTGCTTCCTTGAGCCACTCCCTTCTGGCCAGTAACTCCGTCAACTTGGCCTGATCCAGAAGGAACTCTCTGGCAATCCGACGCCGCTCTTGATAGGGATGGGACAGTTGCGGCATGACAGCCATCAGTTCCTCCAGCCGCTCCCTAGCGTTATGGGCCTCCCGCAGAAGTTCTGCCCGGCGTTGCCTTAGCGATTCTAATCTAGCTGACTCCCTCTGGATTTGGGCTTGGGCCTCGGCTAGCTGCTGAGCAAACCGGCGAATCGTCTCCCGCACCTGCAGGCCGGTATCAAAGGCTGTGACCGCTGCCTCGGACCAAATCCCGCCGATGGAATGCAGGATCTCCTGGAGTTGGCGGTCCCGCTGCTCAAAGGTGCGCCGCAGCTCCTGACTCTGCCGGAAGTTTTTTTCAAAGCCGCTGTAGGTTTCCAGCAGTACGGTAAGGTCAGAGGCCACCTTTGGCAGACTGTTGTCTGGACTTAATGATTGGACTTGCTGTTGCAGCTGGGCCACGGCCCTTTTCTGTTCCTGGAATTTTTGGGCAAGCACCCCTTCCCGTTCCTGGCACTGGCGCATTGCCTCTTCCTGTGCTTCTGTCACGGGAAAGCACTCGGGAAGCTTGGCCAGCTGCTGCTCAATTTGAAATAACTCCTCCCACTGCTCCCATAAAGACAATAGGGTCCGGTACCAGACTAGATCCTCGGCCAGGTGCCTGCGCTGGGCCTCTAGATCCTCTAGCTGCGTCGTTAGGTCCTGGACTTCCCTTTGCACCGAGGCATATTCCTCGGGCCTTTGGCGCAAGGCGGTAATTTCCTCCTGCAGCTCATCAAGTTCGGTGATCAGTTGGTTAATCGCCGGCTTTCTGGCTCCGGGACGATACAACTGGGCAGCCTCTTGGGCCAGTTCCTGCTCCACCAGAGCAATGGATACCGGGGCTCCCACTCCGGCACTGTAAATGACTTGTCCAACCTCATCACCGTACAGGCTTTCCAGTTGTTCCAGCTCCGTCAATCCAAAGGCAAAAATACCGCAGTAGACCTCTTTACTGACATGACCCAGTAATGTGGTCAAAAAGGCCTCATCATAGAAATTCCCTTGATTGTCGAGGATTTGGACCGTTCCCGAAGAGGGACCGGCCTCCCCGCCGTATCTTTCCAGGGTATAACTGACTCCCTTTTCCGTCACCAACACCAAGCGACCGCCATGCCGCCCTCCGGCTAAGGGTTCTCCTCGACTGGCCTGTCCCCGCCGAGCAAAACCAAACCACATCGCCCGGATGAAGTTCAGCAGTGTTGTTTTGCCCGTTTCGTTGGGACCAAGAAAAATCGATAGTTCGGGACCTAGGGACAGGGCAAAATCCTGCCACACCCCAAAGCCGTCGATATAAAGCTCCCTAATCCACACTACTTCTCATCCCCTAATAATCGGTCTAATGCCAAGAGTTTTCCTTCGGTGACCAAGGTCTTGATCTCCCCCTGAGACAAAGGCTCCAGGTAGCGGCGAGCCCTACGATGGGCTGTCAAGGGCTCCAGGGCCTGGAGAATCTCCCCCTGGGGATGGGAAGCAAGTTGCTCCGCGACGGTCAACAACTCCGCGAGAAAATCCTGACCCCTCTCCAGTTCTTCGAGATCAATGTCCCGCCGGGTGTTGATGGTGACACCGTGGGGAAACACAAACCCACTCTCCCAGGTTTCCACCTGTTCCTGCCAAAGGGATAGGAGTTCTTCGGCGGCCTGGTCATGGCGCAGCCAGTGATGCAAAGGTCCTCTACCGTTAATCTCAACCTGGGCCAACACACCGCGGCCCTCATATCGAGCGGCCAGCTCATCTAGGCGGTGGCCCACTTCCTCCACCAAGTCCTCGACCGTTGGAACCTCAGAAATCGATACCTCCACCTCTTCCCAGACCACGTCACTACAGGGGAGGAACCGGTGGTCCAGAACTCCTTCCTGTCCCAGCTCCACCAAATAGCAGCCCTTTTCTCCTCGCTCCAGGCGATTTAGCCCCTGGGGACTGCCGGAATAGGCGATGGTAGTTTCCGGTCCCTGATACAAAATCCGGGCCCCGTGCACATGCCCCAGAGCCCAGTACCGATACCCCTTGTCTAAAAGCGCCTGCCGGGTGGTGGGAGAGTAGTTCTCCGTACCCCCTAATCCCTCAACGCTGGTGTGAAGCACCGCTACCTGCCACCCATCGTGATCCGCCGGGGGAAATAACTCCGATAGGTCTTCAGCGACATCCCTTTGCCCGTAACTGACACCACGAACCAGGGCAACTTGTCCTTCTTCCAAGGGAATCTCCACTTCCCCCACCCTGTCTGCGGGAAACCAGATGACGTTTTCCGGCCAACCAAGCTGGAAGTTCCCGTCAGACAGAGGATCATGATTTCCCGCCGCTGCCGCCACGACGATCCCCGCCTTTGCCAACCGCTCCAGTTGAGAGCGAACATAGGCTTGAGTATGCAGACTAACCCGACCACCATCAAAGAAGTCACCGGCGATAATCAGACAGTGAACCCTGTGCTCCAGGCAAGCATCGACGATCCTTCTCAAGGCCACCAAAGGGGCTCGAGCAATGCGGGTTTGGAGATGCTCTGAGACTTGACCCAGGCCATGAAAGGGGCTGTCGAGATGTAGGTCAGCAGTGTGAATGAAACGAAAGGTAGGCATGCACTAATACTCCCTCGACTCTAGTTTGCAATTTCTTCCTATGATGCTTCTACACCACCCAAACACCCATTCCCTTCTACCAGCGAAGGAGATGGCTAAGAACAGAAAAACCCCGAGGAGTGATTCCTCGGGGCAACCTCTTCTTTAATTGCCTAAAAGACCTAGTCTTGGATATGGACCACGGAGTGTGACTTAGCAGACTGGTAGGCAGCTAGGGCCACTTCCAAAGCCCGCAGACCATCCTCGCCGGTGATAAAGGGCTCACGATCCTGGGCAATCATCTCAACCCAGTCTTTGATCAGATAGTAATCCATATCATCTCCCCAGGACACGTGGCGGTATCCCTGTTCGTTGGAGTATAGATCCAGCTTCTGCCGTCCGGCATCGACGTCGATAACACCGTTGGTACCGACAATTTGCATGATGACATCACCCCAGGTGGGAAAGGCCCTGGGACGAGACCAACTGGGATCCAAGGTGGCAAAGGCACCATTGCTTAAGGCCATGGACAGCAATCCGCAGTCATCGATATCGATCCCATAGATCATCGAATCTGCTTCCGCGTAGACTTCCGTCACTTCGCAATCAAAGATCCAACGAATCAAGTCGACAATGTGAACGGTGTGATCCATCACCGCTCCTCCCCCCGACAGTTCCGGATCGATAAACCATCCTCCGGGGTTCTGACCATGGTTGGAGGATCGGATACCAATTAGTCTTCCCAACCTGCCGTTGTCGATGGCCTCCTTGGCCTGTTGTACCGCCGGAATAAACCGGCAGGGAAAGGCCACCTGCAGTTTGACTCCCTCTTCTTTGCAGATATCGATCATCGCCTGGGCATCCTCAAGGGTGGTGGCGATGGGTTTTTCTACTAGTATGTGCTTTCCCGCCCTGGCCGCAGCTTCGGTAAACTGGCGGTGCTTGGCGTTCTCACTGCAGATAATCACTCCATCGATCTCAGGAATGGCCAAAAGATCATCGAGTTCATAATACTCCGTTCCAAATTCAGCTGCCTTGGCCTTGCCCCTCTCTTCGTTGTCATCGGCAATCCCGACCAGCTCCACCCCCGGCAGCTTGAGCAGGCTTCGAGCATAGCTATTGGCATGTCCATGGGCAAAGGAAATCATCCCGATTTTCATTGCTATCGTCCCCCTCACCTTACAGTTCCACCGGCTTGCCAGTGGCGATGGATTCCATGGCTGCCAGTGAAACCTGTAGTGACTTTAGTGCTTCTTCTCCGCTGGTCAATGGCTCTTCATCCCTTTCGATGCAGGAAATGAAGTGTTGTAGTTCCAGTTGGTAGGGGCTATTGACCAATGGACTCTTGGGAACCGGCACTCCTTCCGCAGCCTCCGTGGTCTGCAGCACGGTAAGCAGCGGCGAAGCATCGACACTATTGTGGGAGAGCAGTCCCTTCTCACCGGCGATCTCCATGTGGGTTTGGAACCCGCCGTGATCAAACCAACTGCCTTCCACGTTGGCAATAACTCCGTTCTTGAAACGGATCGATGCCAAAGCATACTCATACCGGTTGTATTCCCGACCCGCGGTCCCTCGGGCAAAAACCCTCTCAACTTCTCCAAAGACCCAGCGCAGGTAGTCGAAATCGTGGATAATCAGATCGAGGACCAGACCGCCGCTCCACTCAAAATTGGCGTACCAATCCTGCCATCCCCGGGGAAATCCTCCCCCGCCCCGCATGGTGGACACCGTCACAGGTTGACCGATCTGACCGGAATCGACGATTTCCTTCGCCTTAACATATTGAGGAGAGAATCGAACCACATGTCCCACCGCAAACTTGACACCAGCCCTGCGGCAGGCCTCTACCATGGCTAGACCGTCCTCATAGGTCCTCGCTAGGGGTTTTTCGCAAAACACATGCCGGCCCTTTGCCGCAGCTAACTCCACAAAGGGCCGATGCAAGAAGGTAGGAAGACAAACGTCAATCACGTCGACATCGGCTTGCTCAATGAGAGCCCTGCCATCGGAGTATACGGCAATACCCCTATCCTTGTAAGGTTGCGTTAACTCCGGCCGCAAGTCTGCTACCGCCACCAGTTCCACGTTAGGCATCCGTTGATAAGCAGCAGCATGAGTTCTACCCATAGTTCCTAATCCAATTAGTCCGACTCGAAGGGTCATTGCCGCCAGACCACCTTTCCAACACTACTTAAGTAATAACTACATATCTACAGCGAAACCACCCGTCGGAGCTTTTCTGCCGTATCCGTTACCAACATCTCCGGTTGATAACGAT is a genomic window of Bacillota bacterium containing:
- a CDS encoding arginine deiminase, producing the protein MGETSLTVWSEVDPLRAVLLHRPGEELNNLTPRYLEDLLFDEIPWLRQAQGEHDAFAQTLQEQGVQVYYIEDLVAEVVADEAVRQQLIADQLAFVRTGDPHLPQILTEYLQSLSPRQLVTQLIAGLPKAAIRPLKPYRTLSDLTSASYPFYLDPMPSMYFTRDHGVMIGHRLLISSMFNFARRRETLFLRIACGYHRLFSGTELLVTEEIPRGIEGGDILVPTDNTLIIGLSERTTEEAIEGLAHRVLFSDKGIEQIIVIEIPAKRAYMHLDTVFTMVDYDKFLMYPGIRDRIKVYQLTTGAHRRVAAKEEDSLARALGRALGVGKVEIIYSGGGDPITAAREQWGDSTNLLALRPGVVICYSRNEATNRTLRERGVEVLEIPGSELVRGRGGPRCMSMPLMRDKGR
- a CDS encoding 4Fe-4S dicluster domain-containing protein codes for the protein MGGWLDETQDPLQWVRTDPPEHSHITIVNEDKCLQCSVHPCTYICPGMVYHWDEHRKKLLVYYQRCIECGACVIACYENIRIQWPGDGKGIY
- a CDS encoding FAD-dependent oxidoreductase; translation: MAQDYYDAIVVGAGPGGASAALVMARNGMSVLMLERGKQPGTKTMFGGTIYSQALQDLIPEYWQEAPVERAIVTDSLWLMDVTSAVQLQFTGLDFGKAPFNKFSALRRRFDPWLAQKAVEAGAELRTSSCVARCLKYGRAVCGVELTTGEKIYGNLVILADGANSFLAQQLGMLGRIYPESVTAYVKEVIELPAGVIEDRFQLEPGEGATYGMVGYPTAGAIGKAGIWTNKDSISLMVGAYLNEMMAKRLNPFDLLVRFKRHPLVRRLIAGGKTVDYLAHIIPKGGYKDMPQLYDDGVLVVGDAAVMIRGRHGTDLAMLTGRYAGETAIQAKAANNFTKRELVTYKAKVDRSWFMQDIRATAKHSGYYSKYSDADYLLSRAANRSAYRMFSEVQVSDADKKRAIFQELRNLQPLGRSLADVYQGLLNWRVL
- a CDS encoding AAA family ATPase, whose protein sequence is MWIRELYIDGFGVWQDFALSLGPELSIFLGPNETGKTTLLNFIRAMWFGFARRGQASRGEPLAGGRHGGRLVLVTEKGVSYTLERYGGEAGPSSGTVQILDNQGNFYDEAFLTTLLGHVSKEVYCGIFAFGLTELEQLESLYGDEVGQVIYSAGVGAPVSIALVEQELAQEAAQLYRPGARKPAINQLITELDELQEEITALRQRPEEYASVQREVQDLTTQLEDLEAQRRHLAEDLVWYRTLLSLWEQWEELFQIEQQLAKLPECFPVTEAQEEAMRQCQEREGVLAQKFQEQKRAVAQLQQQVQSLSPDNSLPKVASDLTVLLETYSGFEKNFRQSQELRRTFEQRDRQLQEILHSIGGIWSEAAVTAFDTGLQVRETIRRFAQQLAEAQAQIQRESARLESLRQRRAELLREAHNARERLEELMAVMPQLSHPYQERRRIAREFLLDQAKLTELLARREWLKEAAASAERDARRNQRGRGAGQIALGITILGAFLALAGGVGSWLGMGSWSLGVAGGGLVLALGGGIWWTWQLVSGRSTAGKEGLFPSSQVQIRDLLTTIEEYRRRLLQHGQILTGKEYPAEDEIFQAIDELEAEGELRAKVGGWQEQVAELEAKLREVETDYQAAAEAKEVARQEGQRLVEALQDWLQRRNLSPDLSPEGALEVVQLIRSAQDVLRARDEAEASWQVLMVEVNGFLDRLQVVLAGLGQPPVTPEGVFVVVAQLKATWERYQDLMDQLTAAQQSLEVTQEQYDVNQGIIDRLLAETNSEDIGDFYRNRRLFSEYSALRQRQEHLEIEIRARCGEWDLTQVYRALEETQREFLRQRVSQLEAQQQVAEESIARCRECLGRLRQRLTDLEQDERLLLLQLRADTLREELNRRARQWQKLAIAREIVTATRVKYEQERQPQVLQRASAFLRQMTDGRYQRVFAPLGQREIRVVGRDGRQLGVDQLSRGTVEQLYLAMRLALALEFGQRATPLPLVMDDILVNFDPQRLERACEVVREVAQQHQVLFFTCHPHVAQCLQAGGGTPIIPLAHR
- a CDS encoding DNA repair exonuclease, with product MPTFRFIHTADLHLDSPFHGLGQVSEHLQTRIARAPLVALRRIVDACLEHRVHCLIIAGDFFDGGRVSLHTQAYVRSQLERLAKAGIVVAAAAGNHDPLSDGNFQLGWPENVIWFPADRVGEVEIPLEEGQVALVRGVSYGQRDVAEDLSELFPPADHDGWQVAVLHTSVEGLGGTENYSPTTRQALLDKGYRYWALGHVHGARILYQGPETTIAYSGSPQGLNRLERGEKGCYLVELGQEGVLDHRFLPCSDVVWEEVEVSISEVPTVEDLVEEVGHRLDELAARYEGRGVLAQVEINGRGPLHHWLRHDQAAEELLSLWQEQVETWESGFVFPHGVTINTRRDIDLEELERGQDFLAELLTVAEQLASHPQGEILQALEPLTAHRRARRYLEPLSQGEIKTLVTEGKLLALDRLLGDEK
- a CDS encoding Gfo/Idh/MocA family oxidoreductase, whose amino-acid sequence is MKIGMISFAHGHANSYARSLLKLPGVELVGIADDNEERGKAKAAEFGTEYYELDDLLAIPEIDGVIICSENAKHRQFTEAAARAGKHILVEKPIATTLEDAQAMIDICKEEGVKLQVAFPCRFIPAVQQAKEAIDNGRLGRLIGIRSSNHGQNPGGWFIDPELSGGGAVMDHTVHIVDLIRWIFDCEVTEVYAEADSMIYGIDIDDCGLLSMALSNGAFATLDPSWSRPRAFPTWGDVIMQIVGTNGVIDVDAGRQKLDLYSNEQGYRHVSWGDDMDYYLIKDWVEMIAQDREPFITGEDGLRALEVALAAYQSAKSHSVVHIQD
- a CDS encoding Gfo/Idh/MocA family oxidoreductase, with the translated sequence MTLRVGLIGLGTMGRTHAAAYQRMPNVELVAVADLRPELTQPYKDRGIAVYSDGRALIEQADVDVIDVCLPTFLHRPFVELAAAKGRHVFCEKPLARTYEDGLAMVEACRRAGVKFAVGHVVRFSPQYVKAKEIVDSGQIGQPVTVSTMRGGGGFPRGWQDWYANFEWSGGLVLDLIIHDFDYLRWVFGEVERVFARGTAGREYNRYEYALASIRFKNGVIANVEGSWFDHGGFQTHMEIAGEKGLLSHNSVDASPLLTVLQTTEAAEGVPVPKSPLVNSPYQLELQHFISCIERDEEPLTSGEEALKSLQVSLAAMESIATGKPVEL